Proteins from a genomic interval of Dermacentor variabilis isolate Ectoservices chromosome 8, ASM5094787v1, whole genome shotgun sequence:
- the LOC142591584 gene encoding uncharacterized protein LOC142591584, whose protein sequence is MDFLKAPEPLLTTGDLRKNWQLFKQRFEIFLTASEVAEKPRTESKKTALLLSVAGAEAIEVFNTFTFAAGEKNDDYATVVKKFDEYCIAQTNEVHERYMFRRRIQAAGEPVEHFLRDLKNQARACNFGALAESMVRDQIVFGINDDTVREKLLRDNNLTLQKAEQACKAAEASATHKEMWNQEHQVHPISRTSTSRENREQTRYDCRNCGGKHSPRRCPAFGKTCRRCQRKNHFARCCKATAVVGELQSGQDDFEILDVSAKNVSSKHDWTVEVQIKNVAVQLKVDTGSQANLLPYGLYAKMNPQPPLYPSSAILRSYGGDVIKHIGVMRAEVSLNGCIAMLSFFVARKGRQAILGLEASERLGLISRVNSVSQNSSEEVVASFRHLFTGTGCVKRVYHMVLRKDATPVVQRPRRVPLALEEPLREELSRMEQAGIIAKVTEPTDWVSPLVIVRKKDGKLRVCMDPRKINECLKREHYAMPRREDIEAELAGARNEVMDDEESDVVRSSNWDGSGFRMSPQVIDRDFDPTVAISRT, encoded by the coding sequence ATGGATTTCCTCAAAGCACCGGAGCCGCTCCTTACAACAGGCGACCTGCGCAAGAACTGGCagctcttcaaacaaaggtttgaaATTTTCCTCACGGCGTCAGAGGTCGCAGAAAAGCCTCGGACTGAGTCCAAGAAGACAGCGTTGCTTTTGAGCGTCGCGGGCGCAGAGGCCATTGAAGTCTTTAACACCTTCACGTTTGCAGCAGGCGAGAAGAACGACGACTATGCCACAGTGGTGAAAAAATTTGATGAGTATTGCATTGCACAGACCAATGAGGTTCACGAGAGGTATATGTTCAGGAGAAGAATCCAAGCTGCTGGCGAACCAGTGGAGCATTTCTTACGAGACCTGAAGAATCAAGCACGTGCTTGCAACTTTGGAGCTTTGGCGGAATCGATGGTCAGGGACCAAATTGTGTTCGGGATAAATGACGACACGGTACGTGAAAAGCTCCTCAGGGACAACAACTTGACCCTGCAGAAGGCAGAACAAGCCTGTAAAGCAGCTGAAGCATCAGCAACTCATAAGGAAATGTGGAACCAGGAACACCAAGTGCATCCTATCAGCAGGACTAGCACGAGCCGCGAAAACCGAGAACAGACACGTTATGACTGCCGAAACTGCGGCGGAAAACACTCCCCAAGAAGGTGCCCTGCTTTTGGAAAAACGTGCCGGAGATGTCAGCGGAAAAACCACTTTGCCAGATGTTGTAAAGCGACGGCAGTTGTTGGCGAGTTGCAAAGCGGCCAAGACGATTTCGAGATTCTCGACGTATCCGCAAAGAATGTGTCCAGCAAGCATGACTGGACGGTGGAAGTCCAAATCAAGAACGTGGCAGTTCAGTTAAAGGTTGACACGGGATCGCAGGCAAATTTGTTGCCTTATGGATTATACGCCAAAATGAACCCACAGCCGCCCCTGTACCCCAGCAGCGCGATTTTACGCTCCTACGGCGGAGATGTAATCAAACACATTGGCGTCATGCGGGCCGAAGTCTCTTTAAATGGTTGCATTGCCATGCTGAGCTTTTTCGTGGCACGAAAGGGGCGCCAAGCAATCCTAGGACTTGAGGCGAGTGAACGCCTGGGACTGATTTCACGCGTGAACAGCGTATCGCAAAACAGCTCTGAAGAAGTGGTTGCCAGCTTTCGTCACCTTTTCACTGGCACCGGCTGCGTCAAACGAGTATACCACATGGTGCTTCGCAAGGACGCCACGCCAGTGGTTCAGAGACCTCGTCGAGTGCCACTGGCTTTAGAGGAGCCACTTCGGGAGGAGTTGTCACGTATGGAACAAGCCGGAATAATTGCAAAAGTCACTGAGCCAACAGACTGGGTGAGTCCCCTTGTTATCGTACGAAAGAAAGACGGGAAGCTGCGAGTCTGCATGGACCCCAGGAAAATAAATGAGTGCCTCAAGCGCGAGCACTACGCGATGCCGAGGCGGGAAGACATAGAGGCCGAGCTGGCCGGCGCAAGA